A genomic region of Mycobacterium senriense contains the following coding sequences:
- the cysC gene encoding adenylyl-sulfate kinase, whose product MTTLLRLATAGSVDDGKSTLIGRLLYDSKAVMEDQWAAVEQTSKDRGHDYTDLALVTDGLRAEREQGITIDVAYRYFATPKRKFIIADTPGHIQYTRNMVTGASTAQLVIVLVDARHGLLEQSRRHAFLASLLGIQHIVLAVNKMDLIDWDREKFEAIRDEFHAFAARLDVHDVATIPLSALHGDNVVTKSDQTPWYEGPALLSHLEEVYIAGDRNMVDVRFPVQYVIRPHTREHQDHRSYAGTVASGVMRPGDEVVVLPVGKQTRITAIDGPNGPVQEAFSPMAVSLTLADEIDISRGDLIARTHNQPRVAQEFDATVCWMADDAALEPGRDYVIKHTTRTTHARVTALDYRLDVNTLHRDKTATALKLNELGRISLRTQVPLLLDEYTRNASTGSFILIDPHTNGTVAAGMVLRDASAQAASPNTVRHKSSAIAAARPRGRTVWFTGLSGSGKSSVAMLVEQKLLQKGTPAYVLDGDNLRHGLNADLGFSMADRAENLRRLAHVAALLADCGNVVLVPAISPLAEQRELARNVHAEAGFDFIEVFCDTPIEECEKRDPKGLYAKARAGEISQFTGIDSPYQVPVDPDLRLTPDSTAEEQAQRIIDLLESRG is encoded by the coding sequence ATGACAACGCTACTGCGCTTGGCCACTGCGGGTTCCGTCGACGACGGCAAGTCGACCCTGATCGGTCGGCTGCTTTATGACTCCAAGGCCGTGATGGAAGACCAGTGGGCGGCGGTGGAACAGACCTCCAAGGACCGCGGTCACGACTACACCGACCTGGCGCTGGTGACCGACGGCCTGCGGGCCGAGCGCGAACAGGGCATCACGATCGACGTCGCCTACCGCTACTTCGCCACTCCCAAGCGGAAATTCATCATCGCCGACACGCCCGGACACATCCAGTACACCCGCAACATGGTGACCGGCGCGTCGACCGCCCAACTGGTGATCGTGCTGGTCGACGCGCGCCACGGCTTGCTCGAACAGTCCCGCCGGCACGCGTTCCTGGCGTCCCTGCTGGGCATTCAGCACATCGTGCTCGCGGTCAACAAGATGGATCTGATCGATTGGGACAGAGAGAAATTCGAGGCGATCCGGGACGAATTCCACGCGTTCGCCGCGCGCCTGGACGTGCACGACGTGGCCACCATCCCGCTATCCGCCCTGCACGGCGACAACGTGGTGACCAAGTCGGACCAGACACCGTGGTACGAGGGACCGGCGTTGCTGTCGCATCTCGAGGAGGTGTACATCGCGGGTGACCGCAACATGGTGGACGTGCGGTTCCCGGTTCAGTACGTCATCCGCCCGCACACCCGCGAGCATCAGGACCACCGTAGCTACGCCGGTACCGTCGCCAGCGGGGTCATGCGTCCCGGCGATGAAGTGGTGGTGCTGCCTGTGGGTAAACAAACCCGGATCACCGCCATCGATGGGCCCAATGGTCCGGTGCAAGAAGCGTTCTCGCCGATGGCCGTATCGCTGACCCTGGCCGACGAGATCGACATCTCGCGCGGCGATTTGATCGCCCGCACCCACAACCAGCCCCGGGTCGCGCAGGAGTTCGACGCGACGGTGTGCTGGATGGCCGACGATGCGGCCCTCGAACCCGGCCGCGACTACGTCATCAAGCACACCACCCGCACCACGCATGCCAGGGTGACCGCGCTCGACTACCGGCTCGACGTCAACACCCTGCATCGCGACAAAACAGCAACGGCGTTGAAGCTCAACGAACTCGGCCGCATCTCGCTGCGCACCCAGGTGCCGCTGCTGCTCGACGAGTACACGCGCAACGCCAGCACCGGTTCGTTCATCCTCATCGACCCGCACACCAACGGAACGGTTGCGGCCGGCATGGTGCTGCGCGACGCCTCGGCGCAGGCTGCGAGCCCGAACACGGTGCGGCACAAGTCATCTGCCATCGCTGCGGCACGGCCTCGAGGCAGGACGGTGTGGTTCACCGGCTTGTCCGGCTCCGGCAAGTCGTCGGTGGCCATGCTGGTCGAGCAGAAGCTGCTGCAAAAGGGAACTCCGGCATACGTTCTCGACGGTGACAATCTGAGGCATGGCTTGAATGCCGACCTGGGCTTTTCCATGGCCGACCGAGCCGAAAACCTGCGCAGGCTGGCGCATGTGGCGGCGCTGCTCGCCGACTGCGGCAACGTCGTGCTGGTGCCGGCGATCAGCCCGCTGGCCGAGCAACGCGAACTGGCCCGCAACGTGCACGCAGAGGCCGGCTTCGATTTCATCGAGGTGTTCTGTGACACCCCGATCGAGGAATGCGAAAAGCGTGATCCCAAGGGTCTGTACGCCAAGGCACGTGCGGGTGAGATCAGCCAGTTCACCGGCATCGACAGTCCGTATCAGGTGCCGGTGGACCCCGACCTGCGGCTCACCCCGGACAGTACCGCCGAGGAGCAGGCGCAGCGGATCATCGACCTGCTCGAATCACGCGGGTAG
- a CDS encoding beta-class carbonic anhydrase, whose product MTVTDEYLANNAKYASTFDGPLPMPPGKHVAVVACMDARLDVYRILGLNEGEAHVIRNAGGVITDDVVRSLAISQRLLGTREIILIHHTDCGMLTFTDDDFKRSIQEETGIKPPWAAEAFADLAEDVRQSLRRIEDSPFVTKHVSARGFVFDVATGKLEEIKP is encoded by the coding sequence GTGACGGTTACCGACGAATACCTGGCCAACAACGCCAAATATGCGAGCACTTTCGACGGGCCGCTGCCGATGCCGCCGGGCAAACATGTCGCCGTCGTCGCGTGCATGGACGCCCGGCTCGATGTCTACCGCATCCTCGGGCTCAACGAGGGGGAGGCCCACGTCATCCGCAACGCCGGCGGAGTCATCACCGACGACGTCGTCCGTTCGCTGGCCATCAGTCAACGATTGCTGGGGACGCGGGAGATCATCCTGATTCACCACACCGACTGCGGCATGCTCACCTTCACCGACGACGACTTCAAGCGCAGCATCCAGGAGGAGACCGGGATCAAACCGCCGTGGGCGGCGGAGGCTTTCGCCGATCTCGCCGAGGACGTACGGCAATCGCTGCGCCGGATCGAGGACAGCCCGTTCGTCACCAAGCACGTCTCCGCGCGCGGATTCGTCTTCGACGTGGCCACCGGCAAGCTCGAGGAAATCAAGCCCTGA
- a CDS encoding Rrf2 family transcriptional regulator yields the protein MRMSAKAEYAVRAMIQLATVPDGTLVKTDDLAQAQGIPPQFLVDILTNLRTDRLVRSHRGREGGYELARSGKDISIADVLRCIDGPLASVRDIGLGDLPYSGPTAALTDVWRALRASMRSVLEETTLADVATGGLPKHVAALADDYRKQESQRHGTARTGD from the coding sequence GTGCGCATGTCGGCGAAGGCGGAGTATGCCGTGCGGGCGATGATTCAGCTCGCCACGGTGCCCGACGGAACGCTGGTGAAGACCGACGATTTGGCCCAGGCCCAGGGCATTCCGCCGCAATTTCTCGTCGACATCCTGACCAACCTGCGCACCGACCGGCTGGTGCGAAGCCACCGAGGTCGCGAGGGCGGCTACGAATTGGCCCGGTCCGGGAAAGACATCAGCATCGCCGACGTGTTGCGCTGCATCGACGGCCCGCTGGCCAGCGTCCGTGACATCGGGCTCGGCGACTTGCCGTACTCGGGACCGACGGCCGCGCTCACCGACGTCTGGCGCGCGCTGCGGGCCAGCATGCGGTCGGTGCTGGAAGAGACGACGCTGGCCGACGTCGCCACCGGCGGCCTGCCCAAGCATGTCGCGGCGCTGGCCGACGACTATCGCAAGCAGGAAAGCCAGCGGCACGGCACAGCGCGCACCGGCGACTAG
- the cysD gene encoding sulfate adenylyltransferase subunit CysD, which produces MTSDVTVAPAAGQYELSHLRSLEAEAIHIIREVAAEFERPVLLFSGGKDSIVMLHLALRAFRPGRLPFPVMHVDTGHNFDEVIATRDELVAEHGVRLVVASVQEDIDAGRVVEPRQGRNPIQTVTLLRAIRENKFDAAFGGARRDEEKARAKERVFSFRDEFGQWDPKAQRPELWNLYNGRHHKGEHIRVFPLSNWTEFDIWSYIGAENIALPSIYYAHQRKVFRRDGMLLAVDKNMHPRDDEPVFEATVRFRTVGDVTCTGCVESRAATVDEVIAETAVSRLTERGATRADDRISEAGMEDRKRQGYF; this is translated from the coding sequence ATGACCAGTGATGTGACGGTGGCCCCCGCCGCCGGACAGTACGAGTTGAGTCATCTGCGCTCGCTGGAGGCGGAGGCGATCCACATCATTCGTGAGGTCGCCGCGGAGTTCGAGCGCCCGGTACTGCTGTTCTCGGGCGGCAAGGACTCCATCGTCATGCTGCACCTGGCGCTGCGGGCGTTCCGGCCCGGGCGGCTGCCGTTCCCGGTGATGCACGTCGACACCGGGCACAACTTCGACGAGGTGATCGCGACCCGCGACGAGTTGGTGGCCGAGCACGGCGTGCGCCTGGTGGTCGCCTCAGTCCAGGAGGACATCGACGCCGGCCGGGTCGTCGAGCCGCGCCAAGGGCGCAACCCGATCCAGACCGTCACGCTGCTGCGCGCCATCCGGGAGAATAAGTTCGACGCCGCGTTCGGGGGAGCGCGCCGCGACGAAGAGAAGGCGCGCGCGAAGGAACGGGTGTTCAGCTTCCGCGATGAGTTCGGCCAGTGGGATCCAAAGGCGCAACGCCCTGAGCTGTGGAATCTCTACAACGGCCGGCATCACAAGGGCGAGCACATCCGGGTGTTCCCGCTGTCCAACTGGACCGAGTTCGACATCTGGTCCTATATCGGCGCCGAGAACATCGCACTGCCGTCGATCTATTACGCCCACCAGCGCAAGGTGTTTCGCCGCGATGGCATGCTGCTGGCGGTCGACAAGAACATGCACCCGCGCGATGACGAGCCCGTGTTCGAGGCGACGGTGCGGTTCCGCACCGTCGGTGACGTCACGTGCACCGGCTGCGTGGAATCGCGGGCCGCCACCGTCGACGAGGTCATCGCCGAGACCGCGGTGTCGCGGCTGACCGAACGCGGGGCGACCCGAGCTGACGACCGGATCTCCGAGGCCGGCATGGAAGACCGCAAACGGCAGGGATACTTCTGA
- a CDS encoding PaaI family thioesterase, translating to MTATPETAGPSAPSGRDVIAQFLPQSPFVVKLGIVAERLEEDEVRLRLPWDPSNVTIGDMVHGGAIATLADLTVMAAAWCGAHAPPELRGVTVSLTLDFMAPARATDVIGVGRVLRRGRSLVNCEAEIVDPQGTLVAKALATYKVG from the coding sequence ATGACTGCCACCCCGGAAACCGCCGGACCATCCGCGCCGAGCGGTCGCGACGTCATCGCGCAGTTCCTCCCCCAATCCCCGTTCGTCGTCAAGCTGGGCATCGTCGCCGAGCGCCTCGAAGAGGACGAAGTGCGGCTGCGGCTGCCCTGGGACCCGTCCAATGTGACCATCGGCGACATGGTCCACGGCGGCGCCATCGCCACCCTCGCCGATCTCACCGTCATGGCGGCGGCGTGGTGCGGCGCGCACGCACCGCCGGAGCTGCGGGGCGTCACGGTGTCCCTCACGCTGGACTTCATGGCCCCGGCCCGGGCCACCGACGTGATCGGCGTGGGACGGGTCCTGCGGCGTGGCCGGTCACTGGTCAACTGCGAGGCCGAGATCGTCGACCCGCAGGGCACGCTGGTTGCCAAGGCGCTGGCGACCTACAAGGTCGGTTGA